One genomic segment of Paenibacillus sp. FSL H8-0332 includes these proteins:
- a CDS encoding DUF6171 family protein has product MTTTSACKGCREEYKVTEAQIARILASSMFNPGNTASDEVYAERLALCGACPKLQDGVTCTACGCIIPVVARLKARSCPLPGGGKWQPVAE; this is encoded by the coding sequence ATGACAACCACTTCAGCCTGCAAAGGATGCCGGGAGGAGTACAAGGTCACGGAAGCGCAGATTGCCCGCATTCTGGCGTCCTCCATGTTCAACCCCGGCAATACCGCTTCAGACGAGGTTTATGCCGAGCGGCTTGCGCTTTGCGGGGCTTGCCCCAAGCTGCAGGATGGCGTAACCTGTACCGCCTGCGGCTGTATCATTCCCGTTGTTGCCCGGCTGAAGGCCCGCAGCTGTCCGCTGCCGGGCGGCGGAAAGTGGCAGCCGGTGGCGGAATGA
- a CDS encoding helix-turn-helix domain-containing protein: MKLDLTEQSLPVYEALSSTVRLHMLRLLSDTPMNVKELAAALKLSSAIMTMHVRKLEAAGLIRSHMAPGKSGLQKICTLAADGAEIVFPGQARTPRRGYRKDIPVGHYSDFQIEPTCGLSTTERVIGHFDDPRYFWDQERVNAGILWFGKGFVEYKIPNFLLSSQQPEELAITMEIASEAPSVNNNWPSDITFTLNGQSLGFWTSPGDYGDNPGKYTPAWWPALTNQYGLLKQLRITQTGTFMDGQKLSEVTLDQVGIRNKQWTFRLSVEEDAEHIGGLTLFGKGFGNYNEDLVFELFYTDGVADIPGSL, from the coding sequence ATGAAACTTGATCTAACTGAACAATCTCTGCCTGTGTACGAGGCCCTGTCCAGTACCGTGCGCCTGCATATGCTGCGGCTGCTGTCCGATACCCCCATGAACGTGAAGGAGCTGGCCGCAGCCCTCAAGCTCAGCAGTGCGATTATGACCATGCATGTGCGCAAGCTCGAAGCCGCCGGGCTGATCCGCAGCCATATGGCTCCCGGCAAAAGCGGTCTGCAGAAGATCTGTACACTGGCCGCCGACGGGGCTGAGATTGTTTTTCCGGGACAGGCCCGGACTCCGCGCAGAGGATACCGCAAGGACATTCCGGTGGGGCATTATTCCGACTTCCAGATCGAGCCTACCTGCGGACTGTCTACGACAGAGAGGGTCATCGGGCACTTTGACGATCCCCGTTACTTCTGGGATCAGGAGCGGGTGAACGCCGGGATTCTCTGGTTCGGCAAGGGGTTCGTCGAGTATAAAATCCCGAATTTCCTGCTGTCGAGCCAGCAGCCGGAGGAGCTTGCCATCACGATGGAGATTGCCTCCGAAGCCCCGTCGGTCAACAACAACTGGCCGTCGGATATTACCTTCACGCTGAACGGACAATCGCTCGGCTTCTGGACCAGCCCCGGTGACTACGGAGATAATCCGGGAAAATACACACCAGCCTGGTGGCCTGCACTCACCAATCAATACGGCCTGCTCAAGCAGCTGCGGATTACGCAGACGGGCACTTTCATGGATGGGCAGAAGCTGTCCGAGGTCACCCTGGATCAGGTAGGCATCCGTAACAAACAATGGACCTTCCGGCTCTCTGTGGAGGAGGATGCCGAGCACATCGGCGGTCTCACCCTGTTCGGCAAGGGCTTCGGGAATTATAACGAGGATCTTGTGTTTGAGCTGTTTTATACGGATGGTGTGGCAGATATTCCGGGTTCTTTATAA
- a CDS encoding energy-coupling factor ABC transporter permease produces MKKHRWWSFAALVAGFTVYFMLNEPGTARAMHIMEGFLPVGWAVFWWAAFVPFFVLGIFKLRAMTRENPELKLLLGLAGAFTFVLSALKMPSVTGSSSHPTGTGLGAVMLGPLPMSVIGSIVLLFQALLLAHGGITTLGANAFSMAVAGPFAGYAVYKLMMKLPDREKLALFCAAAVADLSTYVVTSFQLAVAFPAADGGVLTSFLKFGGIFAVTQIPLAISEGLLTVLLWNWLKSYSPNELSLLKRKVNGGRA; encoded by the coding sequence ATGAAAAAGCACAGATGGTGGAGCTTTGCGGCACTGGTTGCCGGATTTACGGTGTACTTTATGCTGAACGAACCGGGTACGGCCCGCGCGATGCACATTATGGAAGGATTCCTGCCGGTAGGCTGGGCGGTATTCTGGTGGGCGGCGTTTGTTCCGTTCTTTGTCCTGGGAATCTTCAAGCTGAGAGCCATGACCCGGGAGAACCCTGAGCTGAAGCTGCTGCTGGGTCTAGCTGGGGCGTTTACCTTCGTCCTGTCTGCGCTCAAAATGCCTTCCGTTACCGGAAGCAGCTCCCACCCGACCGGTACCGGTCTTGGTGCGGTAATGCTGGGGCCGCTCCCTATGAGCGTAATCGGCTCGATTGTCCTGCTCTTTCAGGCGCTGCTGCTGGCGCACGGCGGGATCACTACGCTTGGGGCCAATGCGTTCTCGATGGCGGTGGCGGGTCCTTTTGCCGGATATGCAGTGTATAAGCTGATGATGAAGCTGCCGGACCGCGAGAAGCTGGCCTTGTTCTGTGCGGCTGCGGTGGCTGATCTGAGTACGTATGTAGTGACTTCCTTTCAATTGGCGGTGGCTTTTCCGGCGGCGGATGGCGGCGTTCTGACTTCTTTTCTCAAATTCGGGGGCATCTTTGCCGTGACGCAAATCCCGCTGGCCATCAGTGAAGGGCTATTAACGGTACTGCTGTGGAATTGGCTGAAATCATATAGCCCGAATGAATTGTCGCTTCTGAAACGCAAGGTGAACGGAGGAAGAGCCTAA
- a CDS encoding energy-coupling factor ABC transporter substrate-binding protein codes for MSNKWKNGLMLLVVILLVILPLLLVNGEFGGADDAAEGVITEINPDYKPWFKPLTELPGETESMLFALQAAIGAGVIGYTLGLLKGKQGGTKQPSSK; via the coding sequence ATGAGCAATAAATGGAAAAATGGGTTGATGCTGCTGGTTGTTATTCTGCTTGTCATTCTGCCGCTGCTGCTGGTCAATGGGGAATTCGGCGGGGCCGATGATGCGGCTGAAGGTGTGATTACCGAGATTAATCCAGATTATAAGCCGTGGTTCAAGCCGCTGACCGAGCTGCCGGGTGAGACGGAGAGTATGCTGTTCGCATTGCAAGCAGCGATTGGTGCCGGTGTGATCGGTTATACCTTGGGGCTGCTCAAGGGTAAGCAGGGCGGGACGAAGCAGCCTAGCAGCAAGTGA
- the cbiQ gene encoding cobalt ECF transporter T component CbiQ: MIRRIDVLSYNNALRQLSPMWKSSFAALMFLLSYTVHPVLQAAITLWMMSWCILQARIPFRAYGMLFGTALLFYALSVPALLVEFGHPAAGEAGIFPLPGLNLPVYVTAAGLQRAGELLARISACMSCFFFLMFTTPFSELLQVLRRLRMPQIVLELMLIMYRFLFLLSDAAHGLLLARRLRGGRRGYKAMLRETAAMAGALFGNTMHRYYGLSQGLLARGFTDEIILPPYTARPVPRRYTVQAYAGIALLLLAEAYFITNT, from the coding sequence GTGATCCGGCGGATTGACGTTCTCTCCTACAATAATGCTCTGCGCCAGTTGTCCCCGATGTGGAAAAGCTCGTTCGCAGCCCTGATGTTCCTGCTCTCTTACACCGTACATCCTGTACTACAGGCTGCAATCACCCTATGGATGATGTCCTGGTGTATATTGCAGGCCCGTATTCCCTTCCGTGCTTATGGCATGCTGTTCGGCACAGCGTTGCTGTTCTATGCGCTTAGCGTACCGGCACTGCTTGTGGAATTCGGGCATCCGGCTGCGGGAGAGGCAGGGATATTCCCGCTTCCGGGACTGAATCTGCCGGTATATGTCACAGCGGCCGGGCTTCAGCGGGCAGGGGAGCTGCTGGCCCGAATCTCTGCTTGCATGAGCTGTTTCTTCTTCCTGATGTTTACTACTCCATTCAGTGAGCTTTTGCAGGTGCTGCGCAGGCTGCGTATGCCGCAGATTGTCCTGGAGCTGATGCTGATTATGTACCGCTTCCTGTTCTTGCTGAGTGATGCAGCGCATGGTCTGCTGCTGGCCCGCCGGCTGCGCGGAGGCCGCCGGGGTTACAAGGCTATGCTGCGGGAGACTGCGGCCATGGCAGGAGCGCTGTTCGGCAACACGATGCACCGTTATTACGGATTATCGCAGGGGCTGCTGGCCCGCGGATTCACAGACGAGATTATTCTCCCGCCTTATACTGCGCGTCCTGTACCGCGGCGGTATACCGTTCAGGCTTATGCCGGTATTGCGCTACTGCTGCTGGCTGAGGCGTACTTTATCACTAACACATGA
- a CDS encoding ABC transporter ATP-binding protein, producing the protein MVQESSLACEGVVFHYPDTKEPALHELTFSIPAGSKTAVLGHNGSGKSTLFLHAVGILRPQQGTVLQGGKALSYSKKELAALRRKVGLVFQDPEQQLILSTPLEDVSFGLRGSGMAEPVIAARCREVMELLNLTDLGDKPIHQLSLGQKKRTALAGVLAMEPELILLDEPTSYLDPLSETQMLKGLEAIHDKGTTVVMATHDMDLAYRWADWIIVLEHGRCRAAGTPEEIFAGREELLSIGLGLPLLADLWFSLPASLTAGQSAPRTADEFKVKLHKLLELDHSYS; encoded by the coding sequence ATGGTTCAGGAATCTAGCTTGGCTTGTGAGGGAGTGGTCTTTCACTATCCGGATACGAAGGAGCCTGCACTGCATGAACTGACGTTCTCCATCCCCGCAGGCAGCAAGACGGCAGTGCTCGGCCATAACGGTTCGGGTAAATCGACGTTGTTCCTGCATGCCGTCGGCATTTTGCGCCCGCAGCAGGGTACGGTTCTGCAAGGAGGGAAGGCGTTATCCTACTCGAAAAAAGAGCTGGCCGCTCTGCGGCGGAAAGTGGGCCTGGTTTTCCAGGACCCCGAGCAGCAGCTGATCCTCAGCACACCGCTGGAGGATGTGTCGTTCGGGCTGCGCGGCAGCGGCATGGCAGAACCGGTTATTGCTGCGCGCTGCCGGGAGGTCATGGAGCTGCTGAATCTGACCGATCTGGGCGATAAACCGATTCACCAGCTTAGTCTTGGCCAGAAAAAACGCACGGCACTCGCCGGTGTGCTGGCTATGGAGCCGGAGCTGATTCTGCTGGATGAGCCGACCTCGTATCTGGACCCGTTATCGGAAACGCAGATGCTGAAGGGGCTTGAAGCCATACATGATAAAGGGACAACCGTAGTTATGGCTACGCATGATATGGACCTGGCCTACCGCTGGGCGGACTGGATTATTGTACTGGAGCATGGAAGATGCCGGGCGGCGGGGACACCGGAGGAGATTTTTGCGGGACGGGAGGAGCTATTGTCCATTGGTCTGGGATTACCGCTGTTGGCTGACTTATGGTTCAGTCTGCCTGCCAGCCTGACCGCAGGTCAGAGCGCTCCCCGCACCGCCGACGAATTCAAAGTGAAGCTGCATAAGCTGCTGGAGCTCGACCACAGCTATTCATGA
- the cobJ gene encoding precorrin-3B C(17)-methyltransferase codes for MNKQGKLLIIGFGPGALEHITGRALAALDESEAVIGYTTYVDLIRPLLRHQEIVGTGMTEEVSRAQEAVRRAEEGQTIAVISSGDAGVYGMAGLVYEVLIERGWSRSDGVQVEVIPGISAIQSCSSLLGAPIMHDSCTISLSDHLTPWESIAARVEAAGAADFVIAFYNPRSGRRTRQIEEARGILLRYRDPATPVGIVKSAYRDRQQTVVTTLQDMLEHEIGMLSTVVVGNSATVVYEDLMITPRGYERKYSLGAQTQTLKPHERLRTAAEPWSLAAAESGQAEGAAGAGAAQAVDAGRAAESPFELEIAPAAGSRSFSGDQMKLLAELAGSEGQLVYTKDGYFLLRGSRSEEAEAGARLLEAGLNVSTPGDYVKVKTCGFCELRRSGALSAAVRLNTLLHGLAVPRELHISVAGCGMACSSAVLDDIGLVMSRGSYELYLGGKKSGRGAHAGIVVREGMDEEQAVAAVAAAVEDYRAHGGEQERYHAFRERMDSATGSAAHTSDNDNSKEGVQTMRTVLLVGHGSRVQAGNEELLEFTRLLAARKPELKVETCFIELASPSIAGGIARCIEGGAAEIYVVPIILFAAGHSKLDIPMAIDEAKQRYPGVKFIYGRPLGVQDRAVDILLERIQEAERLPLLQVKAAGGMDLDLCGNGASTIEDKDTIVLLMGRGGSDPDANSDLYKISRLLWERTGYRSVESCFIAIAKPSLPDGLERCLALGARKIIVLPYLLFTGVLMQQFAERVAQFAAEHPGLEVQIGGTLGAHPLLVDMLTERIEETLEGRAFSNCDNCKYRDAASLHHHHHGEEEHGEHGHGHHGHGHHSHEGHGHGRHEHGDEEHGHGHVHHCHEKHGHHECAHHGHEEHRHGHHCHGKHGHHECAHHRHDEHGHTHHAHEHHCHGRHDVTEAAAPADDLALRQPR; via the coding sequence ATGAACAAACAAGGAAAACTGCTGATTATCGGCTTCGGCCCCGGAGCGCTGGAGCATATTACCGGCCGCGCACTGGCTGCGCTGGATGAGAGCGAGGCGGTCATTGGCTATACCACTTATGTAGATCTGATCAGGCCGCTGTTGCGGCATCAGGAGATTGTCGGCACGGGAATGACCGAGGAGGTCAGCCGGGCCCAGGAGGCCGTCCGCAGAGCAGAAGAAGGGCAGACGATTGCGGTAATCTCCAGCGGCGATGCCGGTGTCTACGGAATGGCCGGGCTGGTCTACGAGGTGCTGATTGAACGCGGCTGGAGCCGCTCAGATGGGGTACAGGTCGAGGTGATCCCGGGAATCTCGGCGATCCAGTCCTGCTCCTCACTGTTGGGGGCCCCGATAATGCATGATTCCTGCACGATCAGCCTGAGCGATCATCTCACTCCCTGGGAGAGCATTGCTGCGCGTGTGGAAGCGGCGGGGGCGGCGGATTTCGTCATTGCGTTCTATAATCCGCGCAGCGGCAGACGGACGCGCCAGATTGAAGAAGCGCGGGGCATTCTGCTGCGTTACCGTGATCCGGCTACACCGGTAGGCATTGTCAAAAGCGCCTACCGTGACCGCCAGCAGACCGTCGTAACCACGCTGCAGGATATGCTGGAGCATGAGATCGGCATGCTCTCGACAGTGGTGGTCGGCAACTCTGCTACCGTTGTCTATGAGGACCTTATGATTACGCCGCGCGGATATGAGCGCAAGTATAGTCTCGGGGCACAGACGCAGACACTGAAGCCGCACGAGCGGCTGCGCACGGCAGCTGAGCCTTGGTCACTGGCTGCGGCGGAGTCCGGGCAGGCAGAGGGGGCAGCTGGAGCCGGAGCGGCACAAGCTGTGGATGCGGGGAGAGCAGCAGAGTCTCCCTTCGAGCTGGAGATTGCTCCGGCAGCCGGCAGCCGCAGCTTCAGCGGCGATCAGATGAAGCTGCTGGCTGAGCTTGCGGGCAGCGAAGGGCAATTGGTCTATACGAAGGACGGGTATTTCCTGCTGCGCGGCAGCCGGAGTGAAGAAGCAGAGGCAGGAGCAAGGCTGCTGGAGGCCGGACTGAATGTAAGTACGCCTGGAGATTACGTGAAGGTGAAAACCTGCGGGTTCTGTGAGCTGCGCAGAAGCGGGGCGTTAAGTGCTGCTGTCCGGCTGAACACCCTGCTGCATGGACTCGCTGTGCCCAGAGAGCTGCACATCAGTGTAGCCGGCTGCGGGATGGCTTGCAGCTCCGCTGTGCTGGATGATATCGGACTGGTAATGTCGCGCGGCAGCTATGAGTTGTATCTCGGCGGCAAGAAGTCCGGGCGGGGTGCCCATGCCGGGATTGTGGTGCGTGAAGGGATGGACGAAGAGCAAGCGGTAGCCGCTGTAGCTGCCGCAGTTGAGGACTACAGGGCTCATGGCGGGGAGCAGGAGCGGTATCATGCGTTCCGGGAACGGATGGACAGCGCAACAGGGAGTGCAGCCCATACATCCGATAACGATAACAGCAAAGAAGGAGTGCAGACGATGAGAACGGTATTACTGGTGGGACACGGGAGCCGGGTTCAAGCGGGAAATGAGGAGTTGCTGGAATTCACCCGCCTGCTCGCGGCCCGTAAGCCGGAGCTGAAGGTCGAGACCTGCTTCATAGAGCTGGCCTCGCCTTCCATCGCTGGCGGAATTGCCAGATGCATTGAGGGCGGTGCGGCGGAGATATACGTAGTGCCGATTATTTTGTTCGCGGCGGGGCATTCCAAGCTCGATATTCCAATGGCCATTGACGAAGCCAAGCAGAGATATCCCGGGGTGAAGTTCATCTACGGGCGTCCGCTGGGGGTGCAGGACCGTGCCGTCGATATTCTGCTGGAGCGGATTCAGGAAGCAGAACGACTTCCACTCCTGCAGGTGAAGGCGGCTGGCGGAATGGACCTGGACCTGTGCGGGAACGGTGCATCCACGATTGAGGATAAGGACACCATCGTACTGCTGATGGGACGCGGGGGCAGTGACCCGGATGCTAACAGCGATCTGTATAAAATAAGCCGGCTGCTCTGGGAGAGAACAGGCTACCGCAGCGTGGAAAGCTGCTTCATTGCCATCGCCAAGCCTTCGCTGCCGGACGGGCTTGAACGCTGCCTTGCACTGGGTGCGCGCAAAATTATTGTTCTGCCGTACCTGCTGTTCACCGGAGTGCTAATGCAGCAGTTCGCTGAGAGAGTGGCGCAATTCGCAGCGGAGCATCCCGGGCTTGAAGTGCAGATCGGCGGCACGCTGGGCGCACATCCGCTGCTGGTGGATATGCTGACAGAGCGGATCGAGGAGACGCTGGAAGGCCGTGCCTTCAGCAACTGCGATAACTGCAAATACCGCGATGCAGCCTCATTGCATCATCACCATCATGGTGAGGAGGAGCACGGGGAGCATGGGCATGGACATCACGGGCATGGGCATCACAGTCATGAGGGACATGGACACGGGCGCCATGAGCATGGAGATGAAGAGCACGGACACGGACACGTACATCACTGCCATGAGAAACATGGGCATCACGAATGTGCGCATCACGGGCATGAGGAACATAGGCACGGGCACCACTGCCATGGGAAGCATGGGCATCACGAGTGTGCGCATCACAGGCATGATGAACATGGGCACACGCATCACGCGCATGAGCATCACTGCCATGGGCGGCATGATGTAACGGAGGCGGCGGCTCCGGCAGACGATCTGGCGCTTCGCCAGCCGCGATGA
- the cobK gene encoding precorrin-6A reductase: MIFMLCGTSDARELAQSLTRQGLPLQASVVTPSGAERLMAAGIRTRVGRLDRAAMISLLQAGGYRAVVDGSHPFALEAHANAMEAAAALGLPYFRYERQSLIYNSHPRLLLVHSYEEAARKAKELKGSVMLTTGGKTLEIFAEELLGDPDIRLTVRLLPCLENLEKCQALGIEQRNIIALQGPFSREMNEALYRQYGTRVMITKESGAEGSVDEKLHAALDMGLYVILIMRPGLSFGDGGTVFDSFDEITAAVKHVLLMTREEG, encoded by the coding sequence ATGATCTTCATGTTATGCGGCACCAGCGACGCCCGGGAGCTGGCACAGAGTCTTACGCGCCAAGGCCTGCCGCTGCAGGCCAGCGTGGTGACGCCCAGCGGGGCAGAACGCCTTATGGCCGCAGGCATCCGCACCCGCGTCGGCAGACTGGACCGCGCGGCGATGATTTCTTTGCTGCAAGCGGGCGGGTACCGTGCCGTGGTGGACGGCAGCCATCCTTTTGCGCTGGAGGCCCATGCCAATGCGATGGAAGCTGCTGCTGCGCTGGGATTGCCTTACTTCCGCTACGAGCGGCAGAGTCTTATCTATAACAGCCATCCCCGGCTGTTGCTTGTGCATTCCTATGAAGAGGCTGCGCGCAAGGCTAAGGAGCTGAAGGGCTCTGTGATGCTGACCACTGGCGGCAAAACGCTGGAGATTTTTGCGGAGGAGCTGCTGGGAGATCCGGATATCCGGCTGACCGTAAGGCTGCTTCCTTGTCTGGAGAATCTGGAGAAGTGCCAAGCCCTTGGGATCGAGCAGCGGAATATTATTGCGCTTCAGGGCCCTTTTAGCAGAGAGATGAATGAGGCCTTATACCGGCAGTATGGCACCCGGGTGATGATTACCAAGGAGAGCGGGGCCGAGGGCTCGGTGGATGAGAAGCTGCATGCCGCGCTGGATATGGGGTTATATGTGATTTTGATTATGCGGCCGGGGCTGTCCTTCGGGGATGGCGGAACGGTGTTTGATTCTTTTGACGAGATTACGGCTGCTGTGAAGCATGTGCTGCTAATGACAAGGGAAGAGGGATGA
- a CDS encoding precorrin-8X methylmutase, with protein sequence MDFGTEFKPVTVQPQEIEGLSFQMITEELGEHSFSALEYPIVQRIIHASADFELGRSLVFHPGAIEAGIHAMLQGKPIIADVRMVEAGIAKERIQRYGGEVRVHIADPDVVDEAKALGTTRAIIATRKACAQAPGGIYVIGNAPTALLELIRLVKAGAAQPGLVIGMPVGFVSAAESKDELRKLDIPFITNIGRKGGSTIVVAAVNALSLLAVRRAAGELD encoded by the coding sequence GTGGATTTCGGGACAGAGTTCAAGCCGGTGACCGTACAGCCGCAGGAGATAGAGGGTCTAAGCTTTCAGATGATTACGGAGGAGCTGGGTGAACATTCGTTTAGTGCACTGGAGTACCCGATTGTACAGCGGATTATTCATGCTTCGGCTGATTTTGAGCTGGGACGCAGTCTGGTGTTTCATCCCGGGGCGATTGAGGCGGGGATTCACGCCATGCTGCAGGGCAAGCCGATTATAGCGGATGTGCGGATGGTGGAGGCGGGTATTGCTAAGGAACGGATTCAGCGGTACGGCGGCGAGGTCCGGGTACATATTGCAGATCCTGATGTGGTGGACGAGGCGAAGGCGCTGGGAACCACAAGGGCGATTATCGCAACGCGCAAGGCCTGCGCCCAGGCACCGGGGGGAATCTATGTCATCGGCAACGCGCCGACTGCCCTGCTGGAGCTCATCCGTCTGGTAAAAGCAGGCGCCGCCCAGCCAGGCCTCGTCATCGGCATGCCCGTTGGCTTTGTCTCGGCGGCGGAATCCAAGGATGAGCTGCGCAAGCTGGATATTCCCTTCATCACCAATATCGGCCGCAAAGGCGGCAGTACGATTGTGGTCGCCGCAGTGAACGCACTAAGTCTGCTGGCCGTCCGCCGGGCGGCGGGCGAGCTGGATTAG
- a CDS encoding cobalt-precorrin-5B (C(1))-methyltransferase, with product MPDPESAETTPAPPLRRGYTTGACAAAAAAGAATLLITGERLPAVEIDLPAGFLHTFELTGWQRTGSHTASCATVKDAGDDPDATHLAWIEAAVSWRDQPGVEIDGGRGVGRVTKPGLPVGVGEAAINPVPRRMIQEAVTAVLEEHGAARGLRVVISVPEGESIALKTLNPRLGILGGISILGTRGVVTPFSTEAYKASVVQAISVAAAAGNRQVVLTTGGSSEKYAIAMFAELPEEAFIQMGEYVGFSLEHAKAYGLRKVTFVGMAGKFSKVAQGAMLIHSKNAPVDFGFLASVAAGAGASLGQVQEIAAANTASQVVDMMTEAGNHTFFEQLCRHACEQSLAHMNGGMIVEMVLITMKGRVLGRAEIHG from the coding sequence TTGCCCGATCCCGAATCCGCAGAGACAACCCCCGCTCCCCCGCTCCGCAGGGGCTACACGACAGGGGCCTGTGCCGCAGCGGCAGCTGCAGGTGCGGCAACCCTGCTCATTACAGGGGAAAGGCTGCCTGCGGTAGAGATTGATCTGCCAGCCGGGTTCCTTCATACCTTTGAGCTGACTGGCTGGCAGCGTACAGGATCACACACGGCAAGCTGTGCCACCGTCAAAGATGCCGGAGACGACCCGGATGCGACACATCTGGCGTGGATCGAAGCGGCGGTGAGCTGGCGTGATCAGCCGGGCGTGGAGATTGACGGGGGCCGCGGTGTCGGCCGGGTGACCAAGCCGGGCCTGCCGGTTGGCGTGGGAGAGGCGGCGATTAATCCGGTGCCCCGGAGGATGATTCAGGAGGCGGTAACCGCCGTACTGGAGGAGCACGGTGCAGCGCGGGGTCTTAGGGTAGTCATCAGCGTGCCGGAGGGCGAGAGCATCGCCCTTAAGACGCTGAATCCCCGGCTGGGTATTCTGGGCGGCATTTCGATCCTGGGCACGCGGGGCGTGGTGACCCCATTCTCCACTGAGGCCTATAAGGCGAGTGTGGTTCAGGCCATCTCGGTGGCGGCTGCGGCGGGGAACCGGCAGGTTGTGCTGACTACAGGCGGCAGCAGCGAGAAATACGCCATCGCGATGTTCGCGGAGCTTCCGGAGGAAGCTTTTATCCAGATGGGGGAATATGTAGGCTTCTCGCTGGAGCATGCGAAGGCTTACGGGCTTCGCAAGGTTACCTTCGTCGGGATGGCAGGCAAATTCTCCAAGGTGGCGCAGGGGGCCATGCTGATTCACTCCAAGAACGCGCCCGTCGATTTCGGATTTCTGGCCTCCGTTGCGGCTGGTGCGGGAGCGTCCCTTGGGCAGGTGCAGGAGATTGCGGCCGCTAACACAGCCTCACAGGTCGTGGATATGATGACTGAGGCGGGGAATCACACTTTTTTCGAGCAGCTGTGCAGGCATGCCTGTGAACAGAGTCTGGCGCATATGAACGGAGGCATGATTGTGGAAATGGTGCTCATTACAATGAAGGGCCGGGTGCTGGGAAGGGCGGAGATTCATGGATAA
- the cbiE gene encoding precorrin-6y C5,15-methyltransferase (decarboxylating) subunit CbiE, with product MDNLIYVIGIGEDGAGGLTPDSLSIVNNSEVLLGGERQLNFFSRYRGEKIVLQGGLKPFTDKLEEVWRERRTVVLASGDPFFFGIAGYLVRRFGPEHVEVIPHYSSVQLAFARLGDSWQDAELISLHGRPIQGLAQRIDGKHKIALLTDENNTPAVIAAYLREFGMIEYEAFICERLGGAEEVCRFWTLEEMLTREFSALNVVILRHKQEVSAPVRRGFAYPDEAFRQRKPEKGLITKREVRALVLSELNLSEDAVVWDIGSGSGAVAAECARIARLGKVYALEKSAENLPNMAANRLKFRADFEIIQEKAPQGLAALPDPDAVFIGGSGGELAAIIAQSAARLRPGGRIVVGAITVETLHGSMEALKAAGLACEVTMLQASRGKPILGMTRFDGMNPVYVVSGRKLH from the coding sequence ATGGATAACCTGATTTATGTGATCGGGATCGGTGAGGATGGCGCCGGCGGCCTGACACCGGATAGCTTAAGCATAGTGAACAACAGCGAGGTGCTGCTGGGCGGCGAGCGGCAATTGAATTTTTTCAGCAGGTATAGAGGGGAGAAAATCGTGCTGCAAGGCGGGCTGAAGCCTTTTACAGACAAGCTGGAGGAGGTGTGGCGTGAGCGGCGGACGGTGGTGCTGGCCTCGGGGGACCCGTTCTTTTTTGGAATTGCCGGGTATCTCGTCCGCAGGTTCGGGCCGGAGCATGTGGAGGTGATCCCCCATTATAGCAGCGTGCAGCTTGCGTTTGCACGGCTGGGGGACAGCTGGCAGGATGCGGAGCTGATCAGTCTGCACGGTCGTCCCATTCAGGGACTGGCCCAGCGGATCGACGGCAAGCACAAAATCGCCCTGTTGACAGACGAGAACAACACTCCTGCGGTCATTGCCGCATATTTGCGGGAGTTCGGGATGATAGAATATGAGGCGTTTATCTGTGAGCGGCTTGGCGGGGCGGAGGAAGTCTGCCGGTTCTGGACGCTGGAGGAGATGTTGACCAGGGAGTTCTCAGCGCTTAATGTCGTGATCCTGCGCCATAAGCAGGAGGTCTCTGCTCCTGTGCGGCGCGGATTCGCTTATCCGGACGAGGCATTCCGGCAGCGTAAGCCGGAGAAAGGCCTGATTACGAAGCGCGAGGTCCGCGCGCTGGTGCTGTCGGAGCTGAACCTGTCCGAGGATGCAGTCGTGTGGGATATCGGCTCCGGCTCGGGTGCGGTGGCTGCGGAATGTGCGCGGATCGCCAGACTCGGGAAGGTTTACGCCCTGGAGAAAAGTGCTGAGAATCTGCCAAATATGGCAGCGAACCGCTTGAAATTCCGGGCGGATTTCGAAATCATCCAGGAGAAGGCACCGCAGGGATTAGCGGCTTTGCCTGACCCGGACGCGGTCTTCATCGGCGGCAGCGGCGGTGAGCTGGCGGCTATTATTGCGCAGAGTGCCGCGAGGCTGCGGCCTGGCGGCCGGATTGTGGTTGGGGCGATCACGGTGGAGACGCTGCATGGCAGCATGGAGGCGCTTAAGGCCGCCGGACTGGCCTGCGAGGTCACGATGCTTCAGGCGTCACGCGGCAAGCCGATTCTCGGCATGACCCGGTTCGACGGAATGAATCCCGTCTATGTGGTCAGCGGCCGGAAGCTTCATTAA